The proteins below are encoded in one region of Caldilineales bacterium:
- a CDS encoding GAF domain-containing protein produces MNTSAEPPPLEPPVAPLVGLQTASQMLARAQMDEDEILARLQEQVRSLLPPSRVHILLFFGAEARLFAWNRHGEAFPPSYFDTPAGQGIAGWMRETKESLLVGDFQRDWEHLPARPTYHNPDPPRSAIFVPLVVGDEALGTLSVRSTEADVYSPDHLWQLKILGNQAAAAIQAGRLLRSEKWRASQLQTLAAITRSVVSILNLDDLLSHTVDVIQEALNYYHVQVFVIEPGADRAIFRASSDRATHESWLKMGRTVHIGAEGMIGWVAAHGEPLVAPDVSVDPLYIPDDPRLLPNTRSEIAIPLKLESETLGVLDVQSEQPDAFGPDDLFILTAVADAVALAITNARLYARVQEDAWITAALLSVAEATNRLTELTEVVETIARITPLLSGVAATAIWLRDETAADAYHAVGQWGIPDEIVRLFFKTPLRLAENPALVRLESEQTPLVLRQPQMDDLLTPIVAQTLLADAVILLPLLAKGEAIGVLAVSIDETAGPPGETRIPLLKGIADQSASAIQNAQLIVAQREEAWVSTALLQVAEAVGRAHDLSETLDIVARLTAALSGLDRCTILLRRALMAGRSEATVDAADEFVVAISHTLRRGLPPLALPHPLQPAHVPFLARLLGQQAPLVLTDLSQNELLPPDLAAALSTSALAAVPLVAGNELVGILIVDEVARQRAHHPRLLDILGGIANQAAVAVERARLRQSEIAQQRLATELALAHDIQRGFLPESLPQAPGYEIAALWEPARQVGGDFYDVIPLPGGRLGLVVADVADKGIPAALYMALSRTTMRLVVAERGGRRPAPAAALRRVNTAILNTTYSDMFVTIYYALLDPASHQVTYASAGHGLALHAYSDGTAFLRGRGSALGIFDAIQIAQETVALAPGDYLILYTDGVTDAINPAFEDFGEERLVECAQAHFGLPAAAMLDAIVSAVHAWEADAPPFDDLTLLVVRRQP; encoded by the coding sequence ATGAACACAAGCGCGGAACCACCGCCGCTCGAACCGCCGGTGGCGCCGTTGGTGGGGTTGCAGACCGCCAGCCAGATGCTGGCGCGGGCGCAGATGGACGAAGACGAAATCCTGGCGCGTCTGCAAGAACAGGTGCGCAGCCTGCTGCCGCCCAGCCGCGTCCATATCCTCCTCTTCTTTGGCGCCGAGGCCCGTCTCTTTGCCTGGAACCGGCACGGCGAGGCCTTCCCTCCCAGCTACTTCGACACCCCCGCCGGCCAGGGCATCGCCGGCTGGATGCGCGAGACCAAAGAGTCTCTGCTCGTCGGCGACTTCCAGCGCGATTGGGAGCATCTCCCCGCCCGCCCCACCTACCACAACCCCGACCCGCCCCGCTCGGCCATCTTCGTCCCCCTGGTGGTGGGCGATGAAGCCCTCGGCACCCTCTCGGTGCGCAGCACCGAAGCCGACGTCTACTCGCCCGACCATCTCTGGCAACTCAAAATCCTGGGCAACCAGGCCGCCGCCGCCATCCAGGCCGGCCGCCTGCTCCGCAGCGAAAAATGGCGCGCCAGCCAGCTCCAGACCCTGGCCGCCATCACCCGCTCGGTCGTCTCCATCCTCAACCTGGATGACCTCCTCAGCCACACCGTCGATGTCATCCAGGAGGCGCTGAACTACTACCACGTCCAGGTCTTCGTCATCGAACCCGGCGCCGACCGCGCCATCTTCCGCGCCTCTAGCGACCGCGCCACGCACGAAAGCTGGCTGAAAATGGGCCGCACCGTCCACATCGGCGCCGAAGGCATGATCGGCTGGGTGGCCGCCCACGGCGAGCCGTTGGTCGCCCCCGATGTCTCGGTCGACCCCCTCTACATCCCCGATGACCCTCGCCTGCTGCCCAACACCCGCAGCGAGATCGCCATCCCCCTCAAACTCGAAAGCGAAACCCTGGGCGTGCTCGACGTTCAGAGCGAGCAGCCCGACGCCTTCGGCCCCGACGACCTCTTCATCCTCACGGCCGTGGCCGACGCCGTCGCCCTGGCCATCACCAACGCCCGCCTCTACGCCCGCGTTCAGGAAGACGCCTGGATCACCGCCGCCCTCCTCAGCGTGGCCGAGGCCACCAACCGCCTGACCGAACTGACCGAGGTCGTCGAAACCATCGCCCGCATCACCCCCCTCCTCAGCGGCGTCGCCGCCACCGCCATCTGGTTGCGCGACGAGACCGCCGCCGACGCCTATCATGCCGTCGGTCAGTGGGGCATCCCCGATGAGATCGTCCGCCTCTTCTTCAAGACCCCGCTCCGCCTGGCCGAGAACCCCGCCCTCGTCCGCCTGGAGAGCGAACAGACTCCCCTCGTCCTGCGCCAGCCGCAGATGGACGACCTCCTGACCCCGATCGTGGCCCAGACCCTGCTGGCCGACGCCGTCATCCTCTTGCCCCTGCTGGCCAAAGGCGAAGCCATCGGCGTCCTGGCCGTCAGCATCGATGAAACCGCCGGCCCTCCTGGCGAGACCCGCATCCCCTTGCTCAAGGGCATCGCCGACCAATCCGCCTCGGCCATCCAGAACGCCCAACTCATCGTCGCCCAGCGCGAAGAAGCCTGGGTGAGCACGGCCTTGTTGCAGGTGGCCGAAGCCGTGGGCCGGGCGCACGACCTCAGCGAGACCCTGGACATCGTCGCCCGGCTGACGGCGGCGCTTTCGGGGCTGGATCGCTGCACCATCCTCCTGCGCCGCGCGCTCATGGCCGGCCGCAGCGAGGCAACTGTTGACGCCGCCGATGAATTCGTCGTCGCCATCAGCCACACCCTGCGGCGGGGATTGCCACCCCTGGCCCTCCCCCACCCGCTCCAACCTGCCCATGTCCCCTTCCTGGCCCGGCTGTTGGGCCAACAAGCCCCGCTCGTCCTCACCGACCTGAGCCAGAACGAGCTCCTCCCCCCCGACCTGGCGGCTGCCCTGTCCACCTCGGCCCTGGCGGCGGTGCCCCTGGTGGCCGGCAACGAATTGGTAGGCATCCTCATCGTCGACGAGGTGGCCCGGCAGCGGGCGCATCACCCGCGGTTGTTGGACATCCTGGGCGGCATTGCCAACCAGGCAGCGGTGGCTGTCGAACGGGCGCGGCTGCGGCAGAGCGAGATCGCCCAGCAGCGGCTGGCCACCGAGCTGGCCCTGGCCCACGACATCCAGCGCGGCTTCCTGCCCGAATCACTCCCCCAGGCCCCCGGCTACGAGATCGCCGCCCTCTGGGAACCCGCCCGGCAGGTCGGCGGCGACTTCTACGATGTCATCCCCTTGCCGGGGGGCCGGCTGGGATTGGTGGTGGCGGATGTGGCCGACAAAGGCATCCCCGCCGCCCTCTACATGGCCCTCTCGCGCACCACCATGCGCCTGGTGGTAGCTGAGCGCGGGGGGCGCCGGCCTGCACCGGCGGCCGCACTCCGTCGCGTCAACACCGCCATCCTGAACACGACCTACTCCGACATGTTCGTGACCATCTACTACGCCCTGCTGGACCCGGCCAGCCACCAGGTCACTTATGCGTCGGCGGGGCACGGGCTGGCCTTGCACGCCTACAGCGATGGTACGGCCTTTCTGCGCGGGCGCGGCAGCGCCCTGGGCATCTTCGACGCCATCCAGATCGCCCAAGAGACCGTTGCCCTGGCCCCCGGCGATTACCTCATCCTCTACACCGATGGCGTCACCGACGCCATCAACCCCGCCTTCGAAGATTTTGGCGAAGAACGGCTGGTGGAATGCGCCCAGGCGCACTTCGGACTCCCGGCCGCAGCCATGCTCGATGCCATCGTCTCGGCCGTGCACGCCTGGGAAGCCGACGCGCCCCCCTTCGACGACCTCACCCTGCTGGTGGTGCGGCGCCAACCCTAG
- a CDS encoding DUF2723 domain-containing protein — translation MLSPGLALALAALILYTLTLAPTVAGTDAGELVLAAHSRGVAHAPGFPTWLLAAGLAVRLPLREPAWRLNFFSALMAAATLVGLWFWLLPLPRPLPAPAVVADAKSKGAGRRPAAGGPARASAGPPARSLSSTLSSPPARSLSGASARSLSGASARSLTLAVLGVGAVGRSFWPWATTTEVYSLNTCLLAVCLACLFGWSHRLRAGEAGGGFLLPLAALAYGLALGAHLATTALLAPAIALWLLWHRRALSPRLVAISTLALWLGLSTYALLPLRAAADPILNWGDPDTLRHFWRHVTAAQYRSNISLAPASLATELRFGLSLTFWQYSPLALPFIAWGLWWGWKQQRRLTLFLLLAAGAGLVYAILYAIEDDQDAYYILPHLLLLVPLLWGLHLGLLALARRLGQSRPGQIAAVLLPWLLPLVALTGNRPLADRSHYWYHRDYFDNLTADIAPGGAIFTRDWQFYSPSLYFQRVLGQRPDLRVIDVELMRRDWYLNALADWYPDLTGPAGPQLAAYRQQRNAWEQNPRQFESDPTRVTSLQNAYIAAIDALIAAAETQPGGAWLGPDMEQGIGAGYDWKPIGLSFRLDAPTAAAGPLPAPTWNLENLVGQWRRLPDDPARKVARAHALMLTNRAIYLARAGDQPGADAALRLAAQIDPESRRQID, via the coding sequence TTGCTCAGCCCAGGCCTGGCCCTGGCTCTGGCCGCCCTGATCCTCTACACCCTCACGCTCGCCCCCACCGTCGCCGGCACCGACGCTGGCGAATTGGTTCTGGCCGCCCACAGCCGCGGCGTGGCCCATGCACCCGGCTTCCCCACCTGGCTGCTTGCGGCCGGCCTGGCCGTGCGCCTGCCCCTGCGCGAACCGGCCTGGCGGCTCAACTTCTTCTCGGCCCTCATGGCTGCGGCCACGTTGGTGGGGTTGTGGTTCTGGCTGCTGCCGCTGCCGCGGCCCCTGCCCGCGCCGGCGGTTGTCGCCGACGCCAAGAGCAAAGGGGCGGGGCGGCGGCCGGCGGCCGGCGGGCCGGCCCGCGCCTCGGCCGGCCCGCCGGCCCGCTCGCTGAGCAGCACCTTATCCAGCCCGCCGGCCCGCTCGCTGAGCGGTGCCTCGGCCCGCTCGCTGAGCGGTGCCTCGGCCCGCTCGCTAACGCTCGCGGTTCTGGGGGTGGGGGCGGTGGGGCGCAGTTTCTGGCCGTGGGCCACCACTACCGAGGTCTACAGCCTCAACACTTGCTTGTTGGCCGTCTGCCTGGCCTGTCTTTTTGGTTGGAGCCATCGCCTCCGGGCGGGCGAGGCGGGGGGCGGCTTCCTGCTGCCGCTGGCCGCCCTGGCCTATGGCCTGGCCCTGGGCGCCCACCTGGCCACTACCGCCCTGCTGGCCCCGGCCATCGCCCTCTGGCTGCTCTGGCATCGCCGCGCCCTCAGCCCACGACTCGTCGCCATCAGCACGCTGGCCCTGTGGCTGGGGTTGAGCACCTACGCCCTCCTGCCCCTGCGCGCCGCCGCCGACCCGATCCTGAACTGGGGCGACCCCGACACCCTCCGCCACTTCTGGCGGCATGTCACTGCCGCCCAATACCGCAGCAACATCAGCTTGGCGCCCGCCTCGCTTGCGACCGAATTGCGCTTTGGCCTCTCTCTGACCTTCTGGCAATACAGCCCCCTGGCCTTGCCCTTCATCGCCTGGGGGCTGTGGTGGGGTTGGAAGCAGCAACGCCGCCTGACCCTGTTCCTCCTGCTGGCGGCCGGCGCCGGGCTGGTCTACGCCATCCTCTACGCCATCGAAGACGACCAGGACGCCTACTACATCCTCCCCCATCTCCTGCTGCTCGTCCCCCTGCTGTGGGGCCTGCACCTCGGCCTCCTGGCCCTCGCCCGTCGCCTGGGTCAGTCCCGCCCCGGCCAGATTGCCGCCGTCCTGCTGCCCTGGCTCTTGCCCCTGGTGGCCCTGACCGGCAATCGCCCCCTGGCCGACCGCAGCCACTACTGGTATCACCGCGATTACTTCGACAACCTGACCGCCGACATCGCCCCCGGCGGCGCCATCTTCACCCGCGATTGGCAGTTCTATAGCCCCAGCCTCTACTTCCAGCGCGTGTTGGGCCAACGGCCCGACCTGCGGGTAATCGACGTCGAACTGATGCGCCGCGACTGGTATCTGAACGCCCTTGCAGACTGGTATCCCGACCTGACCGGGCCGGCCGGCCCCCAGCTGGCGGCTTATCGCCAACAACGCAATGCCTGGGAACAGAACCCCCGCCAGTTCGAGTCCGACCCGACCCGCGTCACCTCCCTCCAGAACGCCTACATCGCTGCCATCGACGCCCTCATCGCCGCCGCCGAAACCCAGCCCGGCGGCGCCTGGCTTGGCCCCGACATGGAGCAGGGCATCGGCGCCGGCTACGATTGGAAACCCATCGGCCTCAGCTTCCGCCTGGATGCGCCCACCGCCGCGGCCGGGCCGCTCCCGGCCCCCACCTGGAACCTGGAAAACCTGGTCGGGCAGTGGCGCCGCCTCCCCGACGACCCCGCCCGCAAAGTCGCCCGGGCCCACGCCCTCATGCTCACCAACCGCGCCATTTACCTGGCCCGCGCCGGCGACCAGCCCGGCGCCGACGCTGCCCTGCGCCTGGCCGCACAAATCGACCCCGAAAGCCGCCGCCAGATCGATTGA
- a CDS encoding glycosyltransferase family 4 protein has protein sequence MTPLRLLLVTGEYPPMQGGVADYTRALGLALAARGHEIAVLTSTQAQPAPDDHTLAVFPLVESWGWSCWQDLDAAFRAWQPHLVHIQYQTAAYALRPAINLWPWRPWQRLPLPTAVTFHDLRLPYLFPKAHLVRRWVTQTLARSCTLVVATNPEDTAALRPLRPDLLEIPIGSNIPCAPPADFDRSAWRARLGLGPSTALLCYFGFLNASKGGELLHQVLARLLAAGHDAHLLMIGGQVGASDPTNQGYLQRVRADIEALGLTARVHWTGHIPSPQVSAAFLASDICLLPYQDGVSYRRGSFMAALAHGMAIVTTPPAVPHPHLGDGETVLLAPAQAPALAAAVLRLLADPALAQRLRENAGRLSHTFAWEHIAARSDEAYQAIVQTWERTG, from the coding sequence ATGACTCCCCTGCGCTTGCTGCTCGTCACCGGTGAATACCCGCCCATGCAGGGCGGCGTGGCCGACTACACCCGCGCCCTCGGCCTGGCCCTGGCCGCCCGCGGCCACGAGATCGCGGTGCTCACCTCGACCCAGGCCCAACCGGCGCCCGACGACCACACCCTCGCCGTCTTCCCGCTGGTCGAAAGCTGGGGCTGGAGTTGCTGGCAGGACCTCGATGCCGCCTTCCGGGCCTGGCAGCCGCATCTCGTCCACATCCAATACCAGACCGCCGCCTACGCCCTGCGCCCGGCCATCAACCTCTGGCCCTGGCGCCCCTGGCAACGCCTCCCCCTCCCCACCGCCGTCACCTTCCACGACCTGCGCCTCCCCTACCTCTTCCCCAAGGCCCATCTCGTCCGGCGCTGGGTGACGCAGACCCTGGCCCGCAGCTGCACCCTGGTCGTGGCCACCAACCCCGAAGACACGGCCGCCCTCCGCCCCCTCCGTCCCGACCTGCTCGAAATCCCCATCGGCAGCAACATCCCCTGCGCCCCGCCCGCCGATTTCGACCGCTCCGCCTGGCGCGCCCGCCTGGGGCTTGGCCCCAGCACCGCCCTCCTCTGCTACTTCGGCTTCCTCAACGCCAGCAAGGGCGGCGAACTGTTGCACCAGGTGCTGGCGCGCCTGCTGGCGGCCGGCCACGACGCCCACCTGCTCATGATCGGCGGGCAGGTCGGCGCCTCCGACCCCACCAACCAGGGCTATCTCCAACGCGTGCGGGCCGACATCGAGGCGCTGGGATTGACTGCTCGCGTCCACTGGACCGGCCACATCCCCTCACCCCAGGTCTCTGCCGCCTTCCTTGCCTCTGACATCTGCCTCTTGCCCTACCAGGATGGCGTCTCCTATCGCCGCGGCAGCTTCATGGCCGCCCTCGCCCACGGCATGGCCATCGTCACCACCCCGCCCGCCGTCCCCCACCCCCACCTGGGCGACGGCGAGACCGTCCTCCTGGCCCCTGCCCAGGCCCCCGCCCTCGCCGCCGCCGTCCTCCGCCTGCTGGCCGACCCTGCGCTCGCCCAGCGCCTGAGAGAGAACGCCGGCCGGTTGTCGCACACCTTCGCCTGGGAACACATCGCCGCCCGCAGCGACGAAGCCTATCAAGCGATCGTGCAGACGTGGGAGCGAACCGGCTGA
- a CDS encoding O-antigen ligase family protein, translated as MLSTTYLRVQSLLIDPDPRRQRRAILGLLAASGLLIGLLVGLAGPFIAAGLAIALIGVWLVVRSPLWGLVGVIAISAILPFATLPFKIGFTPSFLDLAVFATFAVWAFKYVTREETRFEASAIGPAVTLFLAMAVITFALGLQYARPTANNLRQFLEMVISITLFFVAINTVRTRAQLIFLARALMIGGAVAAALGVIFYLIPRETTVWVLNQLARLGYPGGSGALRFVNDDPDGLMRAIGTSIDPNVLGGMMILAGAFTLPQFFSAQPILPRRWITLMLALEVSCLYFTISRGSMLGFVLAAGVVGALRHRRLLLLLFIGGVLFFVLPFTQDYVQNLLAGLAGQDRSTQMRFGEYRDAFALISRYPLFGVGFTGTPEIGLYIGVSSLYLLMAETMGLVGVVIFLAVMLLFLNALSQGLRRRPTPWLESLLLGVLAAMIGLLAAGVLDHYLFNLTYPHMTSLLWLLVGLGMAAVRQTE; from the coding sequence GTGCTGTCAACTACCTATCTTCGCGTCCAATCACTCCTCATCGACCCCGACCCGCGCCGCCAACGCCGGGCCATCCTCGGCTTGCTGGCTGCCAGCGGGCTGCTGATCGGGCTGCTCGTGGGCCTGGCCGGGCCGTTCATCGCCGCCGGGCTGGCCATCGCCCTGATCGGGGTCTGGCTGGTGGTGCGCAGCCCCCTGTGGGGTCTGGTGGGCGTTATCGCCATCAGCGCCATCCTGCCCTTTGCCACCCTGCCGTTCAAGATCGGCTTCACCCCCAGTTTCCTCGACCTGGCCGTTTTCGCCACCTTTGCGGTGTGGGCCTTCAAGTATGTCACGCGTGAGGAAACCCGCTTCGAGGCCTCCGCCATCGGCCCAGCCGTCACCCTCTTCCTGGCCATGGCCGTCATCACCTTCGCCCTGGGGCTGCAATACGCCCGGCCCACGGCCAACAACCTGCGCCAATTCCTCGAGATGGTGATCAGTATCACCCTCTTCTTCGTCGCCATCAACACCGTGCGGACGCGGGCGCAGTTGATCTTCCTGGCCAGGGCGCTGATGATCGGCGGCGCCGTGGCTGCCGCCCTGGGCGTCATCTTCTACCTCATCCCCCGCGAGACCACGGTGTGGGTGCTCAACCAGCTGGCCCGGCTGGGCTATCCGGGCGGGTCCGGCGCTCTGCGCTTTGTCAACGACGACCCTGACGGCCTGATGCGCGCCATCGGCACCAGCATCGACCCCAACGTGCTGGGCGGGATGATGATCCTGGCCGGAGCCTTCACCCTGCCGCAATTCTTCAGCGCCCAGCCCATCCTCCCCCGCCGTTGGATCACCCTCATGCTGGCGCTGGAGGTGAGTTGCCTCTACTTCACCATCTCGCGCGGGTCGATGCTGGGCTTCGTCCTGGCCGCCGGCGTCGTCGGCGCCCTGCGCCATCGGCGGCTCCTCCTGCTGTTGTTCATCGGCGGCGTCCTCTTCTTCGTCCTGCCCTTCACCCAGGACTACGTCCAGAACCTGCTGGCCGGGCTGGCCGGGCAGGATCGCTCCACGCAGATGCGCTTTGGCGAGTATCGCGACGCCTTCGCCCTCATCAGCCGCTACCCCCTTTTTGGCGTCGGCTTCACCGGCACACCCGAAATCGGCCTCTACATCGGCGTCTCGTCGCTCTACTTGCTCATGGCCGAAACCATGGGGCTGGTGGGCGTGGTCATCTTCCTCGCCGTCATGCTCCTCTTCCTCAACGCCCTCAGCCAGGGGCTGCGCCGCCGCCCCACCCCCTGGCTCGAATCCCTGTTGCTGGGCGTTCTGGCGGCCATGATCGGCCTCCTGGCGGCCGGCGTGCTCGATCATTACCTCTTCAACCTCACCTACCCGCACATGACCTCGCTACTCTGGCTCCTCGTCGGCCTCGGCATGGCCGCCGTGCGCCAGACGGAATGA
- a CDS encoding SWIM zinc finger family protein, whose protein sequence is MTPASWSIAWLDALAGFSHPGRMRRGREFAGRRSVRNLEIKPGEITANVREGAQTYQVRLQIPILDDATWLRVVARLAAQALYSARLLGGELPPEVMDVFAEEQAALLPEASELQATCSCPDWEAPCKHTAGVYYALAERFDEDPFLLFLLRGRSKEQVLDMLHQQRQATIAAEGAAEPLTDTEAQPSIPPLSASLDAFWDIGPSLDNVVFQLMPPSTPLPQLKRLGPSPFAQANLLDYLTPLYDAVTDQALAWAFAAPEQAL, encoded by the coding sequence ATGACCCCCGCCTCCTGGTCCATCGCCTGGCTCGACGCCCTGGCCGGCTTCTCACACCCCGGCCGCATGCGTCGTGGGCGCGAGTTCGCCGGCCGGCGCTCGGTTCGCAACCTTGAGATCAAGCCGGGAGAGATCACGGCCAACGTCAGGGAGGGCGCTCAAACGTACCAGGTGCGCCTGCAGATCCCCATCCTCGACGATGCCACCTGGCTACGCGTCGTCGCCCGGCTGGCCGCACAGGCCCTTTACAGCGCCCGGCTGCTCGGGGGCGAACTGCCGCCTGAAGTGATGGACGTCTTTGCCGAGGAGCAGGCCGCCCTTCTCCCCGAAGCAAGCGAACTCCAGGCAACGTGCTCGTGCCCCGACTGGGAGGCGCCCTGCAAACACACCGCCGGCGTCTACTACGCCCTGGCCGAGCGTTTCGACGAAGACCCCTTCCTGCTTTTCCTCTTACGGGGGCGCAGCAAAGAACAGGTGCTGGACATGCTGCATCAGCAGCGGCAGGCGACCATCGCCGCAGAAGGCGCGGCCGAGCCGCTGACCGACACAGAAGCGCAGCCTTCCATCCCCCCCCTCTCCGCTAGCCTGGACGCCTTCTGGGACATCGGCCCCAGCCTGGATAACGTCGTCTTTCAACTCATGCCACCCTCCACCCCCCTCCCCCAACTCAAACGACTCGGCCCCTCCCCCTTCGCACAGGCCAACCTGCTCGACTACCTCACACCCCTCTACGACGCCGTCACCGACCAGGCCCTGGCCTGGGCATTTGCAGCGCCCGAGCAAGCACTATGA
- a CDS encoding ATP-binding protein, which yields MNRNGATSGVHELHLDAEAGALTLVSDFMTGCCRSFGVDADASFAVALAVDEATTNIIEHGYNGVAGPIDLRCWVEQCDLFIELRDQGKRFHPADAPPPTLAGPLQRRRAGGLGLHFMRQLMDEIEFSRDERGNRLLMIKRGVAP from the coding sequence ATGAACAGAAACGGCGCCACGTCTGGCGTTCACGAACTTCATCTCGATGCCGAAGCCGGCGCCCTCACCCTCGTCAGCGACTTCATGACCGGGTGTTGCCGGAGCTTTGGCGTCGATGCCGACGCCAGTTTTGCCGTCGCTTTGGCCGTCGATGAGGCGACCACCAACATCATCGAGCATGGCTACAACGGCGTCGCCGGGCCGATCGACCTGCGCTGTTGGGTCGAGCAATGCGACCTCTTCATCGAACTACGCGACCAGGGCAAGCGTTTTCACCCTGCCGATGCCCCACCCCCCACCCTCGCCGGCCCGCTGCAGAGGCGCCGGGCCGGCGGCTTGGGCCTGCATTTCATGCGGCAGCTGATGGATGAAATCGAATTCAGCCGCGACGAGCGGGGCAACCGGCTGTTGATGATCAAGCGCGGCGTAGCGCCATGA
- a CDS encoding STAS domain-containing protein, with amino-acid sequence MSISPLTIEHQELKRCDLLRVAGRIDSDSAPTFEQELRSALGAGRYKIVLNLKGVDYTSSAALRVLINVARECRRFNRGDVRLAEVNDRVQKVLDLAGLKELFKLYATEAEAVGSF; translated from the coding sequence ATGTCCATCAGTCCCCTCACCATCGAACACCAGGAACTCAAACGCTGCGATCTCTTGCGCGTCGCAGGACGGATCGACAGCGACTCGGCGCCCACCTTCGAGCAGGAACTCCGCTCGGCCCTCGGCGCCGGCCGCTACAAGATCGTGCTCAACCTCAAAGGGGTCGATTACACCAGTTCGGCGGCCCTGCGCGTCCTCATCAACGTCGCCCGCGAGTGCCGTCGCTTCAATCGCGGCGATGTACGCCTGGCCGAGGTGAACGATCGGGTGCAGAAGGTGCTCGACCTGGCCGGCCTGAAGGAGCTTTTCAAGCTCTACGCCACTGAAGCCGAGGCGGTTGGGAGCTTCTAA